A region from the Corylus avellana chromosome ca7, CavTom2PMs-1.0 genome encodes:
- the LOC132187773 gene encoding beta-glucosidase 11-like isoform X3 → MREDVQLMVDTGLEAYRFSISWSRLIPNGRGPVNPKGLQYYNNLINELISNGIQPHVTLHHNDLPQALEDEYGGWINRKIVKDFTTYANVCFKNFGDRVSHWTTVNEANVFVLAGYDGGYLPPQHCSSPFGFNCTRGNSSTEPYLAAHHILLAHASAAVLYKEKYQDKQHGFIGINLFAFWIVPLTNTTEDAIASQRAMDFMIGWYVNPLMYGDYPDVMKRNVGTRLPTFTNLESNQVKGSIDFLGVNYYLTVYVKDDSSKLEMELRNFDADMAVDITLAVTQKDMSSSEVRECTLNCRDASLNQFSITPWGLQGLLEYFKQVYGNPPIYIYENGQETQRNSSLEDWPRVKYLQGYIGALLDALRNGSNTRGYFQWSFLDVFEMDGYESGFGLYYVDLDDPDLKRQPKLSARWYKHFLTGEGVHSHGFIELEKNLSAHAHYFQ, encoded by the exons GAAGATGTCCAGCTCATGGTGGATACTGGCTTAGAGGCCTATAGATTTTCCATCTCATGGTCAAGACTGATTCCAA ATGGAAGAGGACCTGTCAATCCAAAGGGTCTACAATATTACAACAATCTTATCAATGAACTTATCAGCAATG GAATCCAACCGCATGTTACACTACACCACAATGACCTTCCACAGGCACTGGAGGACGAGTATGGAGGATGGATTAATCGAAAAATTGT AAAAGACTTCACGACATATGCAAATGTGTGTTTCAAGAACTTTGGTGACAGGGTTTCACATTGGACAACTGTGAATGAGGCCAATGTGTTCGTGCTCGCGGGTTATGATGGCGGATATTTACCACCTCAACATTGTTCTTCTCCTTTCGGATTTAACTGCACAAGAGGCAACTCCTCAACTGAGCCATACCTGGCAGCTCATCATATCTTGTTGGCGCATGCATCAGCTGCTGTACTCTACAAGGAAAAGTATCAG GACAAGCAACATGGATTTATAGGAATCAATCTCTTTGCTTTTTGGATTGTTCCTCTAACAAACACAACTGAAGATGCAATTGCCTCTCAAAGAGCCATGGACTTTATGATTGGTTG GTATGTGAATCCCTTGATGTACGGAGACTATCCTGATGTAATGAAAAGGAATGTTGGAACAAGACTTCCTACATTCACCAATCTTGAATCTAATCAAGTTAAGGGTTCAATTGACTTCCTAGGAGTAAATTACTATCTCACAGTGTATGTGAAGGACGACTCCAGCAAACTAGAGATGGAGCTCAGAAACTTTGATGCAGACATGGCAGTAGATATAACAT TGGCAGTTACTCAAAAGGATATGTCTTCATCTGAGGTGAGAGAATGCACATTAAACTGTAGAGATGCCAGTTTGAATCAGTTTTCAATTACACCTTGGGGTTTGCAAGGACTGCTGGAGTACTTTAAGCAAGTTTATGGAAATCCTCCTATTTACATTTATGAgaatg GACAAGAAACACAACGTAATTCATCATTGGAAGATTGGCCAAGGGTGAAATACTTGCAGGGATATATTGGGGCTTTGCTTGATGCATTGAG GAATGGATCAAACACAAGGGGCTATTTTCAATGGTCTTTCTTGGATGTATTCGAGATGGACGGCTATGAATCAGGCTTTGGCCTTTACTATGTAGATTTGGATGACCCGGATTTAAAAAGACAACCAAAGCTCTCTGCTCGTTGGTACAAGCATTTCTTGACAGGAGAAGGTGTCCACTCACATGGGTTTATAGAACTTGAGAAGAATTTATCTGCTCATGCTCACTACTTTCAGTAG